One window from the genome of Glycine soja cultivar W05 chromosome 12, ASM419377v2, whole genome shotgun sequence encodes:
- the LOC114379899 gene encoding calcium-binding protein KIC-like has translation MAGIGKGVEFEDLLPVIAGKLGGEGLIKELCKGFRLLMDKEKGVITLESLRSNSAMMGLQDLKEEELVSMMREGDLDGDGALSEMEFCVLMFRLSPQLMKDSWFWLQQALQHELINNNVSSV, from the coding sequence ATGGCTGGGATTGGCAAGGGTGTTGAGTTTGAGGATTTGTTACCGGTGATCGCCGGTAAACTGGGGGGTGAGGGTTTGATAAAGGAGCTTTGTAAGGGGTTTCGGTTATTGATGGATAAGGAGAAAGGGGTGATAACGTTGGAGAGTTTGAGGAGTAACTCTGCTATGATGGGTTTGCAGGATTTGAAGGAGGAGGAGCTTGTGAGCATGATGAGGGAAGGGGATCTCGACGGCGACGGGGCACTCTCGGAAATGGAGTTCTGCGTTTTGATGTTCAGATTGAGCCCTCAGTTGATGAAGGACTCGTGGTTTTGGCTCCAACAGGCACTGCAACATGAACTCATCAACAATAACGTTTCTTCCGTATGA